One window of the Rhipicephalus sanguineus isolate Rsan-2018 chromosome 4, BIME_Rsan_1.4, whole genome shotgun sequence genome contains the following:
- the LOC119390154 gene encoding monocarboxylate transporter 9 isoform X1: protein MSPPAHILDRCWGVPVVATFSAFLVFLAPSCAGLLYVLFMDEFGISHERAAWPQSTYTVMSNSIGLVQSVLQQRVPLYYLTLVGVALTCTGLVASAFAPDITWMTALYGGVYGAGAGFSMISLSLYLLLYFDKYRATATAFKYAGWAASGIIGPTLLGYFAEIYGPQGALLLVGAMALHAVPLVMLLGDPQPLTIPVWCARSPPKDPTTPLGQNGVRCLAGGAEMTPKRPLLMGRLTRRYNTNEEASKDPVPKEKPMEKETTKHTSVKILLTDVAKLEVTNPCSANSTLPMNCHTKPVSAKQMRVNSPSLLGHYAALLRNPLFYVLLIAFMTIDYMMTMVDTTIVEYGIDKGVATLKDAKQLQTYTATGQLIGRIVVPFVSDKIANSRCPFTAASLAVAAACLLLISRVNHFGTLAGLTALVGVCEGYLLCIKGVLIGDYLGVETLAAVCGLLGVASVPALLSAPSIIGFFRDKLGSYDKFYWMLAAVSLMSACLMGCIAGMDKVHRKTWLIENPNKKPVGQIVGTAYGTDVASSKDRSSS from the exons ATGTCTCCTCCAGCCCACATTCTGGACCGGTGCTGGGGTGTTCCCGTGGTGGCGACCTTCTCGGCATTTCTCGTCTTCCTGGCGCCGTCCTGCGCAGGCCTGCTGTACGTCCTCTTCATGGACGAGTTCGGCATCAGCCACGAAAGGGCCGCCTGGCCCCAGTCCACCTACACGGTGATGTCGAACAGCATAG GCCTGGTTCAAAGCGTGCTACAACAGAGGGTACCACTCTATTACCTAACCCTGGTCGGAGTCGCCCTCACCTGCACAGGCTTGGTTGCTTCCGCCTTTGCGCCGGACATCACATGGATGACAGCGCTATACGGTGGCGTGTACG GAGCCGGTGCCGGATTCTCCATGATCAGCCTATCGCTCTACCTTCTACTCTACTTCGACAAGTACCGCGCCACGGCCACCGCCTTTAAGTACGCCGGCTGGGCAGCGTCGGGCATAATAGGTCCCACATTGCTCGGCTACTTTGCCGAAATCTACGGACCCCAGGGAGCTCTCCTTCTCGTCGGAGCGATGGCCCTACACGCGGTGCCGTTGGTGATGCTGCTGGGAGATCCACAACCCTTGACCATACCGGTGTGGTGCGCTAGATCACCACCGAAGGACCCCACAACACCACTTGGTCAGAATGGCGTGCGATGCTTAGCCGGAGGCGCCGAAATGACTCCCAAACGGCCGCTTCTTATGGGACGACTAACAAGACGATACAACACAAATGAAGAAGCCAGTAAAGATCCAGTGCCAAAAGAAAAACCCATGGAGAAGGAGACCACGAAACACACCAGTGTGAAAATTCTGTTGACCGATGTTGCGAAGTTAGAGGTGACTAATCCGTGCAGTGCTAACAGTACGCTGCCTATGAACTGTCACACAAAGCCTGTCAGCGCGAAGCAGATGAGGGTGAATTCGCCAAGTCTCCTGGGACACTACGCGGCACTGCTGCGGAACCCCTTGTTTTACGTGCTTCTGATCGCCTTCATGACGATCGACTACATGATGACGATGGTCGACACCACCATAGTGGAGTACGGTATCGACAAAGGAGTGGCGACCCTGAAGGATGCCAAGCAGCTGCAGACGTACACGGCCACCGGTCAGCTGATCGGCCGCATCGTGGTGCCTTTCGTGTCGGACAAGATCGCCAACAGCCGCTGTCCCTTCACGGCCGCGAGCCTCGCTGTGGCAGCCGCCTGCCTGCTCCTCATATCCCGCGTGAACCATTTCGGCACGCTCGCCGGCCTGACCGCGCTTGTCGGCGTGTGCGAAGGGTACCTGCTGTGCATCAAGGGCGTGCTGATCGGCGACTACTTGGGCGTCGAGACTCTCGCTGCTGTCTGTGGACTGCTTGGAGTGGCCAGTGTTCCTGCCCTATTAAGTGCACCGTCCATTATAG GCTTTTTCAGAGATAAACTGGGCTCGTACGACAAATTTTATTGGATGCTGGCCGCTGTAAGCCTCATGTCTGCCTGCCTTATGGGCTGCATAGCGGGGATGGACAAAGTGCATCGAAAGACTTGGCTCATCGAGAATCCCAACAAGAAACCGGTTGGACAGATAGTGGGGACAGCGTACGGTACAGATGTAGCTTCTTCAAAGGACCGTTCGTCGTCATGA